The DNA window atatatatatatatatatatacatatacatatacatatacatatacatatatacgtatctTATGGCTTattaatttcttataaaattttTAGAGATCCTTACTGTCATTTTacccttctgttttcttcttctatgtttatCTCCTTGGTTCTTTTCTGACTtgtcatttttctcatttctccaatgaaatattttgtactctgttcttccttctccattGCTCCTCCATTTTCCTATTCTGGCACTGGCTCCTTTTTCATTCCTAATATTTGGCTTTTTTTactgtttttggtttcttttatttgtttcttttctgagttATTCCATAATACATACTCATATCTTAAGATCTGTAGGTAGGTGTTCCAATGAGTAATAATATTTGTCATTTATaatttggggtctgggttaggaTATTTTCCAATGTTCCATTCATTCACCTGAAAAGTTCACGATTTCATTTTTATAAGTGATTAATATACCATATTATCCACCATTTCACTATGTATTTATCTAGACATTTAGATTTTTCCATTTCCTACCTCTTATGCCTAACCTGGCACTAACTGTGACTCTCTTATTGAATGATACAAACCTGAATAACAAAAGAGAAAGTATGGCTGGTACTGAAAACCAACAAAATAGCGAAAGCTAGTGAAGTCATTTTGAAGAAAAACTATGACCCCTCCTTTACTAAACCAGGACAGtattaaatatttgtccttattcCTACAGTTATGTGTAGTCCTCAGTTTGCATatagaaacttctctttgtaacagaTCAGGAACATTAAAAAATAccataaccaataaaaatgtggACTTATGGAGATCAATCCTAGTAGATTTGTTTACAAAACAACTCTTGCCCTGATGACTTTGGGAACATTGTGGAGACAAtgtggaaaaattttaaaaatcaaatacacAATGAGTTTTCTATGAAATTGTATCTCCTAGTTATGTCAGTAGCTACACTCATACAGTCTCATCAATATGATGCCTATACATAAGCTGAACAAGGACAATGGTGACAGATAGGCCAAAGTAAACATGAAAAACCCCAATGAGGTCACATACAACCTTAAACAATGAGCCACAGGTAGCTCAGGAATGCTGAGAATGGGAGGAATACTAATGCCCAGGTAGAATGTATCAGTtgaatgtccaataaaaaaaaatggtcagCCTTGAGACCCACCCCCAGCATATGACCATGTAACACTTTTAGGAAGATGTTACTATGCAGGCGAAGCAGGTACatgatagaatgaggcctgtcattggacaaaatGGAAGGATGGGAGAAAAgattttagaggaggaggagaatggctCAAAGGAGAGATAGTAGCCAAGAGAACacggaggcagatgttaagattcctctctgcacatttactgATTGTAATGaatattctctgtctctgtctctctatctccccCCCCCCTACTTTTTTTGGTACcacgtggagagatttaatgagagGAGAAAAGTAGAAGGGGAAGGAACataggctggccatgagcacgtggagggaagggggggtgAGTATAGAAAGGACAGGGACAgacaggaagagagcagagaagtaaagaacaaagagcaaggaGAGCAAGagctgttatgaatatttttaagggatggatgtgtacaggattttgtgtagcTAGATGAGCATACTGTATGTTATCTAGGTgaacaattatatattatcagttggaccagaggttattgtgctgtgtgttctttcatgtgttgatttaattgaattcaagagagtgtggggtggctggagacactgagttgctacagaattgggatgtgtatgtctggcatggtggcaacctgccttgtgAACTAGACAGGTAgaaagattgttgccaggctcagagagtagccatcagcagtgtgatttatgggatggagcaaagtggtgaaatgctttgctgactgagatgaaaactTCCAAAAGATGTCATGGGGCACTACGGTGCCGGATCTAGTTGGGGGTTAAAAGAaagcatctacacaatggaatattactcggctatcaaaaacaatgactttatgaaatttgtaggcaaatggttggaactggaaaatatcatcctgagtgaggtaacccaatcacagaaaaacacacatggtatgcactcattgataagtggctattagcccaaatgcttgaattaccctagattcctagaacaaatgaaactcaagacggatgatcaaaatgtgaatgcttcactccttctttaaaaggggaacaagaatacccttggcagggaatagagaggcaaagattaaaatagaaacagaaggaacacccattcagagcctgccccacatgtggcccatacatatacagccatccaattagacaagatggatgaagcaaagaagtgcaggccgacaggagacggatgtagatcgctcctgagagacacagccagaatacagcaaacacagaggcgaatgctagcagcaaaccactgaactgagaataggacccccgttgaaggaatcagagaaagaactggaagagcttgaaggggctcgagaccccgtatgtacaacaatgccaagcaaccagagcttccagggactaagccactacctagagactatacatggactgaccctggactctgacctcataggtagcaatgaatatcctagtaagagcaccagtggaaggggaagccctgggtcccactaagactgaaaccccagtaaactagattgtagcagggagggcggcaatggggggaggatggggaggagaacaccgataagaaaggggaggggggagggggatatttgcccagaaactgggaaagggaataacactcgaaatgtatataagaaatactcaagttaataaaaaaaaagaaagcattttattttaattttacagcaatagACCCTCAGAGGCAGACTATGCCCAAAACAACCTCCTCTAGGCCTCACACAGTATAGGCACATAAAGAAGGCCTGAGATGTACCTCAGCTCTGTGCTACAGGGAATAAGTCAGTAGAGTACACTTCAGATGAACCCAACTCTGTGTCATGGcccacagaggcagagaaatcATAAGCTGACCCCATCCTGGTGCTACAGAGGCTCAGGTAGGCAGACCATACCGCAGATGACTACTGTCTAGTGTAGCAATGTACAGAACAGGTATACCATATTTTAGAGGACCCTGGTCACCCAAAGGACCAGAGCAACATTAAAATGAGAAAGTAAGTGCTAGAGagatagaaaggaaagaaaaagagaaaaagaaagaggagaacgagaaagaggagaaagagaaagaggagagagacagagagacagagacagagacagagagacagagacagagagagagagaaggttgcATGCACAATGAAGATAGGTAGAACCAGAGACTCAAGGAATAGCCTGGTGTGAGTAGCTATGGATATAATCTAATGCCATGGAGAGGCCCAGACCTGAGCTATGGCCAAGGGCCATTTCTAAGCCTGTGTTCCTGCAGTACTGGTcatctgttaccaccaaaggccaggcagACATCCCTAGACTTTGGTGCTCCCTGGAGCCATGTTGATGGGTGAAGTATCCAGGGTTGTCCAGAGCTGGCCCCACCTATCACTTGTGCATCAGTGAACAGTTAGTCATTAAGGGCTGAGAGGAGGAGAGCTGCCACCACCCTTCTTCACctttagcacttgggagagtcAGCCACCATATAGCACAGGGAACACAGTATAGCTGGCCTTGGCTACAGGGATGGAGGGTAAGCCAGCCTGAGAGTATCAGCTCAGGCGATGTAGTCATGACACTTGTCTATTGCAAGAGGCTCTCACCAACTGCAGTAGTCACAAGGGATGATCACAGGTTACTGAGTGCAGAAGAACTGTTCTTGCCCCTCAACTGCTGCAACACTCAAGAGAGTGGGCACTACATTACACCTGGACAACATAGTACAAAGAGTACATCTTTAAAGGAAGAGGGATTTGTTTTCTCTCTATAAAAACCAATGAGAAAGCTGGCAAATAGTTTCACAACTGGTTCCTGAGTCCTATAGTAAGAAAATAGATCCAAGTTTTCAAAATACAGTTGAAAATTGCTTTatcattcattttcttctctctcaaaAATAGGCTCTAAATCTTGAGAATGGGTAGAAAACATAATAACAGGTTATTAAAATACAGACTGTGATACATCATGGTCTGGATTGTGACTCATTGGGTTTGAAGTTGAGATCAAGAGAATGAATCTCCCACAAAGTCTTCGAATATCATTGCAAAAGTTTAGACAAGAGATATTGACCCTATTACTTTAAAATACAACAGTACACTACACTGTCCTTTCAAAAAGAAAGGGGATTAAAAATTCCTGTGTGTCATGACCAATGAGACACTAGATGAAGAGACCTTCTAATAACCTCTTAGTTTTATAATGGTAGATATTGGGGATATATTAGAATAAAGAGAAGTCCTTCAGTTCAACCCTTGTACACCATCTCTTTCTCTGACAATCAAAAAGAAAAGTGTGACAAACAAAATTCTATCTACCGTCCTGATTCTTCTCCTGTGGTACTAAAGCAACATCTTTTAGTTTTCAGAACCACACAAGTGTAAAGAACTTGAAAAAATTGTGATATCCTGAGTCACAGAGAAAAAGACTAATTTACATGAGACCTGTATATtgaagacttttaaaatattgaacAATTTAtgcatacctggaatgaagcctaccaACACAAGCAGGATGGatgatgtttttaatttgttACTGGATTTGGTttaccaaaattttattgagtatttttgcataaaaaTTTGAGTGGCCTGAACTACGagacatgaatgtattttcatggTTAGTTTTCATAATACCAACCGGTGCTACGCAAGACTCCAAAGGAGAGAGGAAGCCAAAGTCACACCCAGACATAGAAACTATGAATCAACTCAATTTAAAAGGAACTCCCATCAAAAAATTTCTCAATTGAACATATGCTCTTTATtccttaaaaacatatttatttatgaaaGGGTTCAGTTAAACATCACATGTGATACTAAAACACTGTTAAGAACAATTTTAGTCTCAACTTACTGATACGTTTTTCGAGAAAAAAACCTGTAAACTTTCGACCACTTAatacatactttttaaaattgttgcTGAACTATTACTCCATGCAGCATATTTGAAGATGTATATAGCTAGCAACATTTCAATAATAAAGAGAAATGAGTTCAAATAGGAGTGTATTTCACACAGACAAAAGGATAAAGAGATCAGAGACACAGGAACTAACAGAAAAAATCAACTTTATTGGCACAGTGACTTCAAGGAGATTTAGGAAACTTAGTTTGCAGCAATGGTGTCCTGAATCCAGTCCACATAGTTGCAGACCTTGGTGTACACACCAGGGTTGTCCTTCAGGGCACAGCCATAGCCCCAGGAGACAATGCCCTGGAGCTGTCCATTGCAGACCACAGGGCCACCAGAGTCACCCTGGGAAGGAGAAATACAGTATTGAAGGGAGAGGCATAATGAGAAAGGAACACATTACTCTGAAGACGCCAGTCTAGCCATGCTATGACTCCCTAGGGTAGCCCACCCTCTGCTCTTGCTGACATGTTGAAATAACCTCCAGAATAGCCCTCCTCACATTTCCATGAACTACTACAGGAAACTCCCTGCCTCATACATTAGGGCAGCCCAACCCCAATCCTAGGAAAAACGACAGCATTTTTGTGAGAATGGAGCCAATTACCTGGCAGGAATCTTTGCCTCCCTCCAGGAAGCCAACACAGATCATGTTATTGGTGATCTTTCCAGGGTAGGAGGCCTCACAGTCAGCCTGAGGCAGCACTGGGGCATCCAGGCACTGGAGCAGGTCTGGGTTGTTCACTTTGAGGAAAGGAATAGAAAGAAATGTGATTCAGGGGAGGCTAGCCATTGGCATTCCAGTTTAGACAACTCTAGGGAACCTGGTACATTCTTCAAGATATTAAGTCCCAGCAAGAAACTTAGATCCCAGAATAGTCATTATTGATGTCCTTTCTGGAAGTAATAATAGAACCTTCTTCATCTGCTCTGTTTACATGCTGGAAACAAGGTTGTTTTTGTGCATACATCTCTTGTACACTCTTCATAACTCAGTGTTATTGGCTACTTGCGATGGTTTTGCATTTTTGAAGCCCATGGTTTCAGTATAGAACCTTGCATACTTCTGGAAAGTTGTGAAGGAAGTTGATAAAATGCTGTACTCACCACCAAGACTGAGGGTGTTGCCCCAGCCAGAGATGaggcactgagtgcctgcaggtgCACAGGAGCTGGGCAGAGCCACAGTGGCCACTCGGGAATTGAGGGTCACGGGGACAGAGAGCTTGATCAGCATGATGTCATTGTTCAGGTTCCTTGCATTAAAGTTGGGATGCTTGATGATCTTGGCAGCATTGACAAACTGCTCATTGCCCTCAAGGACATTGATGTTGTGCTCTCCCAGTCTCACTTGGATGCGGCTGTTTGGAAGAGAAACATGTTATACTCTTCATCTCCATTATTGCAGATACTTCAGAGTTGTTACTCACTTTTTTGTTAAATAATCTTAGAGTGGAGAGGAGCTTGGTCTGATATCACAAAAGTGACAGAGTCATGGAGGACAAGTAACATTGTGAGACctgatttctttctgtttcaaagaCAAGTAATACGATTGAGTTAAATGACTGTAGTTGTAGACTGCTCGTCAACCTCCTGTCCCTCCAtcttttataaacaaaatagTTCCTTGTGCCTTCATTCTTCTTCTGTGGCTTTGCAAAGAATAAATCATACTTTAATTAACCTAGTCTGGTGTGCAATAAGAATATCTCTATCCGTGTGACTGTGGCAGCTCCCAACGTGCTATGAATTCACTCTCTGCTTTCTCCCtagattttcaaattaaaatctGGCTGATCTGGAAGCACGTTCAGGTCTGACACCATCTGGTACACAAACCAGCTCTCAATTACCTCTTTACAGTGATATTCACAGCAGCACATGAGTTTTTAAAATCTTTACCGTTTTTTCGCACTAGGTTTATCACCATGGTTTATCACCAGGACTGCTATTTGTGAAAGACTTCGTGTGACTTCATGTTTGATTCTTTCTATCCTACAATCAactttccttgctttctttatCTATATACTTACATATTTTGGATAATTTATAGGTATGAAAGGCTTCCTAATCTGTATTCTTATTGTCTCTGAACTCATGAAATAAGTAATCTCTTTCCTGTGACTCTTCCCATTCACCGTATCAGGTCATTTCTTTCCCAATCTCATATTCTGCCCTCAGAAAGGTCAAATGTGTGTTCTGTACAGTGAGGGTCCATCACTTACGACTTGTAACAGTGAGCTGCAGACACCACCCACTGGTCATTGATGAGAGAACCTCCACAGAAGTGGTATCCAGAGTTCAGGGACACCTGGTAGGGGACAGAATTCTCTTGGCAGGTGTATCCTCCAACGATCTTGTCATCATCATCAATGGGAAAAGCAACTTGAGTTAAAACAAGAAAAGCAGTGAGAACACAATTCATCAATGTCCTGGCAGGTGGGCTCTCAGCTTTCAGCTAAGTAATAGTCTTCACTAAatacaagtagaaaaaaaaaagaaggtaacaCTGTATCCCTAGTAGGCATAGGACAATTTGTCCAACACTGTTCTACACTACACAGCACTGCATGACAATAAGAAGATACTACGTAGGTGACTGCACTCTGATTTGTTATGAGTGACATAATCATCAATGCTCTCAGTATGCAGAAATAGTGTGCAGAGATGGTTTTCTGATCTACTACTTTTTGATATGAAAATCATTATTCATTGAACTCATTTGGCTGACAGAGATTTCAATTGGTTTTTTATGGTTTGaggtattttataaaaatatgctTAGTGTATAGTACTTTATGTACTCACAGAC is part of the Rattus norvegicus strain BN/NHsdMcwi chromosome 4, GRCr8, whole genome shotgun sequence genome and encodes:
- the Try5 gene encoding trypsin-4 isoform X2 encodes the protein MRALLFLAHVGAAVAFPIDDDDKIVGGYTCQENSVPYQVSLNSGYHFCGGSLINDQWVVSAAHCYKSRIQVRLGEHNINVLEGNEQFVNAAKIIKHPNFNARNLNNDIMLIKLSVPVTLNSRVATVALPSSCAPAGTQCLISGWGNTLSLGGEYMNNPDLLQCLDAPVLPQADCEASYPGKITNNMICVGFLEGGKDSCQGDSGGPVVCNGQLQGIVSWGYGCALKDNPGVYTKVCNYVDWIQDTIAAN
- the Try5 gene encoding trypsin-4 isoform X1, whose product is MRALLFLAHVGAAVAFPIDDDDKIVGGYTCQENSVPYQVSLNSGYHFCGGSLINDQWVVSAAHCYKSRIQVRLGEHNINVLEGNEQFVNAAKIIKHPNFNARNLNNDIMLIKLSVPVTLNSRVATVALPSSCAPAGTQCLISGWGNTLSLGVNNPDLLQCLDAPVLPQADCEASYPGKITNNMICVGFLEGGKDSCQGDSGGPVVCNGQLQGIVSWGYGCALKDNPGVYTKVCNYVDWIQDTIAAN